In Cryptomeria japonica chromosome 10, Sugi_1.0, whole genome shotgun sequence, a genomic segment contains:
- the LOC131858994 gene encoding uncharacterized protein LOC131858994 translates to MVDTSVPRFGTFKEKSIKVHVEFAKLVVAKKIRKEVDKFVVAQGFTKEMIDEARTRFEARKAGTSSVSTGRQTRSVNVKKEKPPPPPKIQMRRKSKEDKPQASKLSKATRKRKKEQAQIVFKDVAEEEAEETESKGGKKESRASGKKSKVVG, encoded by the coding sequence ATGGTAGATACAAGTGTACCTAGGTTTGGCACATTCAAAGAGAAATCAATAAAGGTACATGTTGAATTTGCCAAACTGGTAGTGGCCAAAAAGATCAGGAAAGAGGTTGACAAATTTGTTGTTGCACAAGGTTTCACAAAGGAGATGATTGATGAAGCAAGAACTAGATTTGAAGCAAGGAAAGCGGGAACCTCTAGTGTCTCCACCGGTAGACAAACTAGGAGTGTAAATGTCAagaaggagaagccccctcctcctCCAAAGATACAAATGAGGAGAAAATCAAAGGAAGATAAGCCTCAAGCATCTAAATTATCAAAAgctacaagaaaaagaaagaaagaacaagcacAAATAGTTTTTAAAGATGTagcagaggaagaggcagaggaaacTGAATCAAAAGGTGGTAAGAAAGAATCGAGGGCAAGTGGCAAGAAGTCTAAAGTGGTTGGTTAA